Genomic segment of Triticum aestivum cultivar Chinese Spring chromosome 6A, IWGSC CS RefSeq v2.1, whole genome shotgun sequence:
cgcccaacccgagtgacggccaaacaacaaaaaagacacgttccaggcgtgaagaaattccgagtaatcagttactcgatgcaggcccagctccaaatcactccaaaaaatattctataaggcgagtttaacgctcctccgtggacctgttttgagccttcttctaggactcaaagtgtgaaactcacaagtgtggatctaaaaccgactcgtattgacgttcctccgggataagaatggcatctctctaagagaacagtccatgtgtcaatctggtcgcacagatttaatgacacacccatactcagatcacgagataaacctctcccgagagatgaacgaatgtcaccaagttgctcctcacagacacatacctcgatcagtcgggaagcatggtaccggaatccattgagattttgttcaaaccttggttgtctgaaagcgcgacgacatgtaccgagtatttctgtaatcactcggaccaaactgtgtcttacaccaactcgttctgcaaaatcgcaatcgattcgggggctaatgttggggatatacataacaggtaggcccacgaagggtcgaaatatcatgaagcgtggggtccatacaacatgtgggtccaggtcaatttcatacagacacactgtcCACTCGGACAagtagcatactatccactcgaccaagcaacatactatccactcggatgatagttcaccactcgaccgtatgactcactcggatatacgaagaccagcaggcagcaaagcagtcggcatctttctaatagtgaaggcttaatagtgggctgtcattatagcattcataccccactttgtaacataggaggtgagggggtggcgcactctatataagccacccccaccactagactaaaGGGGGCGGCTTCCACCTCTCTCTttcttcaccattagtctcaggacttagctcaggcatggggatccgttcctctctctcacatacattgtaatctccggatatatactcagataaaacaaagcctctccggagcacgagacgtaggtttgttatctccaccgtgagaggcccgaactcgctaaaaccaccgtgtcacccatatgcatctcgatagatcatgctccgttatactacccctattctactgtcagattTAGAACCACGACAGACCCCTCGGCAAAAATTGGCAGGGCACTATGGCATGAAGCAAACATGCCCAAAGTTCCAACAAGCGTGGGGCAGAAGATCAACCCCCCCTAGTTTTCCGGGTACTTGTACGAAAACTGCATGCTCAATCTCACggaaaaggaaagaaaaggaaaaaaaaactgcCAGCTGAAGCTGTGTCTCGGCTGTGGATAACGAACGTAGGCGCTGCGCTACGCGGAAGGCCTTCCCGTCTCTGCTTCCTGCCGCGCCCTACTCGTGTCCATGGCGGGTGCGTGCGCGGTGGCCGCGCCATCCCGGGCCACCGTCTCCGGCCCCGGCGCAGCCCCGCCGCCGGGGCGCGGCTCCCGCGTGAGCTGCCGGCGCTCGGCGAGGAGACGCGCCGGCGGTCGCGCTCGCGTGTCCCGCGACACCAACGGCGCCGAGGCTGAGCCGGACAGCAAGGGTCCAATCCCGCAGGTCAGTGCTCCTCCTCCCCACACTGCCGTAACAAATGTGTTCTGCTCAGAATCTTTATCTTCAGGTTCGGCAGTCATTCCGCCCTGGAACACTGGTAGCACTACATTCACATAATCTATAACTGAAATTTGCTTGGTTTCTGAACCGATTTCCCTTTGGTTCACATGTGTTGTTCAACCAGGATGACTCCGGCTACCTGCTGACGCTGGGGCTCGGGTCcatcggcggcgcggcggccgtgaAGTACGGCAGCGTGCTGCTCCCCGATATCACGCGGCCCAACATCGTCGAGGCGCTGCTCATGGTCTCCCTGCCCATGGCGGCCGCCGTcctcatcttgctcaagctcaGCTCCACTTCCACACAGGACTAGGCCTTGTACACCCTTCAAAGTTCAGATGACATCATGTGTCTTTTTTCGGTTCCATTTTGCAATTCGAGACGCCTAGCAAGACGAACAAGAACagaatatgcaaaaaaaaaaaaaaatttgtgTTATGTCCGCAAATCTTGTGTTCTATTGCAAAAAAATTGCACTTGAGGAATGAGGAGACGGGTGCCCGTTTATTCTTAATTTGAAGCAACAAGAATATTCACTTGCACAGCCTGATGTTGTACTGTGAGATGATCTACcggaaaaatatatatatatatatatatgtatttacATAGAATGTAGCTTCATCGATTTCAATATCTGCGGCCGTGACGACTGTTACATGCTCTAGGAAATACAAGTGCGACTACAGCAAAATTCATGCTTTACAAGGGTATCCCTCTCAAAAAATAAAAACGGCGTCAATAAAATTAGTTGACACTAAACCTCTGCGTTGCCACTTCACAGCCCACAGACCGTAAAAGATGAGCCTCTTCAACAGAACACATGCATGCAACAGCTCGTCGAATCCCGATTAATTGAAGAATTGCAGATTGGTTAACACCATGACTGGTGTTGAATAGaatgcatcatgcaataaatattTACAGGCTACAGGTTGTCCTTCAGCCACTTG
This window contains:
- the LOC123128867 gene encoding uncharacterized protein, whose translation is MAGACAVAAPSRATVSGPGAAPPPGRGSRVSCRRSARRRAGGRARVSRDTNGAEAEPDSKGPIPQDDSGYLLTLGLGSIGGAAAVKYGSVLLPDITRPNIVEALLMVSLPMAAAVLILLKLSSTSTQD